In the genome of Ignavibacteriales bacterium, one region contains:
- a CDS encoding TonB-dependent receptor: MKNILLTITILFCSIQIISAQQGTIKGTVKDNLSGSPLINVNVTLNEFASGTTTDKDGNYNLNVSSGYYHVTFSYVGYKTVTATVEVVPAKETILNISLLPSSVAIGDVTVSSTRYITMEKDIALPMEVIDKTLIDKKAVNTLSDLLKNEPGLSISRDGIWSTSVVIRGLSKSSIVSMIDGNRIETATDLSAGLAMIDLSDIERVEVIKGGVSSLYGTSALGGAVNIITKRKTYGSKFFLSGTTSGDYNSVNEGSSGRLSLTTGTDKLYLRVSASKRNTENINTPRGELKNSMYNDQSISLSGGIKLIPNHELILDYQNYKATDVGVPGGSVFPTNASVKYPSHKRDMFSAEYNITSLAAFLPKVSLKYFNQNIYREVENIPNQVVVDSVNRRKTSVLSILPYGRHFTNGAQLQTDWLLSKSNLLIAGVDVWQRNLDSRRQRNIKVETFDSTWTNITTTTNRTFGEAPLPEAKYRSIGTFAQLESNLFDDKLSVTIGGRYDQINIKSNDVFNPVYIITNGVRNDNPADSLIYAATDENNNSWGGNIGLLYSVDDNIDLSFTAAHSFRSPSPEERFQFIDQGSIVRFGNPRLEPETGNFFDLGFRVWEDNFSFKGSVFLNLMKNLVTDVPGFYESRRSTYKSNIGEARLYGFDFATEFTISNYALTYISASYVRGEDTGNETDLPQVPPLNGRIGVRSDYLKYVTIDLTANIFDRQDKTASGEINTPGYVYYDMYLSSLPISFSYAEFQLFAGIENIFDKAYRNHLATNRGLVNIEPGRNIFVKAKLSW, encoded by the coding sequence ATGAAAAATATTCTTCTTACTATAACAATACTTTTCTGTTCAATTCAAATTATTTCAGCACAACAAGGAACAATTAAAGGAACGGTTAAAGATAATCTCTCCGGAAGCCCGCTGATAAATGTCAATGTAACTTTAAATGAGTTTGCATCAGGAACAACGACCGATAAAGACGGCAACTACAATTTAAATGTAAGCTCCGGATACTATCACGTTACCTTTTCTTATGTTGGTTATAAAACTGTAACAGCGACTGTTGAAGTTGTTCCTGCAAAAGAAACGATATTAAATATTTCACTACTACCATCCAGCGTTGCAATTGGTGATGTCACTGTTTCATCAACACGTTACATCACAATGGAAAAAGATATTGCTCTTCCAATGGAAGTGATCGATAAAACTTTAATTGATAAAAAAGCGGTTAATACTCTTTCCGATCTTTTAAAGAACGAACCGGGACTTTCAATATCAAGGGATGGAATCTGGTCAACATCTGTTGTAATAAGAGGTCTGAGCAAATCGAGTATTGTTTCGATGATCGATGGGAACAGGATTGAAACCGCAACTGATCTTTCCGCAGGATTAGCAATGATCGATCTTTCAGACATTGAAAGAGTGGAAGTAATAAAAGGCGGAGTTTCATCACTATACGGAACAAGCGCGTTGGGCGGGGCTGTAAACATCATTACTAAAAGAAAAACTTATGGAAGTAAATTCTTTTTATCCGGTACAACTTCGGGAGATTATAATTCCGTTAATGAGGGATCATCAGGAAGATTATCACTTACAACTGGAACAGACAAATTGTACTTGCGTGTAAGTGCTTCCAAAAGAAATACTGAAAACATAAACACTCCACGGGGTGAATTAAAAAACAGTATGTACAATGATCAGAGTATTTCGCTAAGCGGCGGAATAAAACTTATTCCAAATCACGAACTTATTCTTGATTATCAGAATTACAAAGCAACAGATGTTGGGGTTCCCGGCGGTTCGGTTTTTCCGACTAACGCTTCTGTAAAATATCCGTCGCATAAAAGAGATATGTTCTCAGCCGAATACAACATTACATCACTTGCCGCTTTTCTTCCAAAAGTTTCATTGAAATATTTTAATCAGAATATTTACCGTGAAGTTGAAAATATTCCAAACCAGGTTGTTGTTGATTCAGTGAACAGGAGAAAAACTTCTGTGCTGAGCATACTGCCTTACGGAAGACATTTTACAAACGGGGCACAACTTCAAACAGACTGGTTACTTTCAAAAAGTAATTTGCTTATTGCCGGTGTTGATGTTTGGCAAAGAAATCTTGACAGCCGAAGACAAAGAAATATTAAAGTTGAAACATTTGATTCAACATGGACAAACATAACCACAACAACAAACAGGACTTTTGGCGAAGCCCCTCTGCCCGAAGCAAAGTACAGAAGTATAGGAACATTCGCGCAGCTTGAAAGCAACTTGTTTGATGATAAATTATCAGTTACTATCGGCGGAAGATATGATCAGATTAATATTAAGAGTAATGATGTTTTTAATCCTGTTTACATCATAACTAATGGTGTAAGGAATGATAATCCAGCCGATTCATTGATCTATGCCGCAACGGATGAGAACAATAATTCATGGGGCGGAAACATCGGTCTGCTTTATTCAGTTGATGATAACATAGATTTGTCTTTTACCGCGGCACACTCATTTCGTTCACCCTCACCCGAAGAACGATTTCAGTTCATAGACCAGGGAAGTATTGTACGATTTGGTAATCCACGGCTTGAACCGGAAACAGGAAATTTCTTTGATCTCGGATTCAGAGTTTGGGAAGATAATTTTTCATTTAAAGGTAGTGTGTTCCTCAACCTGATGAAAAACCTTGTGACTGATGTTCCCGGCTTTTATGAATCAAGAAGATCAACCTATAAATCAAATATCGGTGAAGCGCGTTTATATGGATTTGATTTTGCAACTGAGTTCACGATTTCAAATTATGCGTTGACATATATTTCAGCTTCGTATGTAAGAGGTGAAGACACAGGAAATGAAACTGATCTGCCGCAGGTTCCGCCGTTGAATGGCAGGATAGGAGTCCGCTCTGACTATCTTAAATATGTTACGATAGATTTAACAGCAAACATTTTTGACAGGCAGGATAAAACTGCTTCAGGTGAAATTAACACTCCAGGTTATGTTTATTATGATATGTATCTGAGTTCACTTCCGATCAGTTTTAGCTATGCTGAGTTTCAACTATTTGCAGGTATAGAAAATATTTTTGATAAAGCATACAGAAATCATCTTGCTACAAACCGCGGTTTGGTTAACATTGAACCCGGAAGAAATATTTTTGTAAAGGCAAAACTGAGTTGGTGA
- a CDS encoding T9SS type A sorting domain-containing protein has protein sequence MKKFLFAGFFLFLVSGFVLKSQAQDIEVIVHATQLIDTLGYGNIEAVFDFEVINISMMEQSVFEVRTINDLPQDWTSSLCFGELCFPPDIDSVVTADPFPQPPLQPGDTLITSLHVYPLTNVGVGHVQLQVGTLRNPDVRVILDFYTTGIITDVNETGSVVTYSLDQNYPNPFNPSTNIVYSIPERGNVSIKLYDVLGNEIADILNEDKEAGEYSLQLNTQNYDLSSGVYFYTMRVNDFVQTRKLILEK, from the coding sequence ATGAAAAAATTTTTATTTGCCGGCTTCTTTTTATTCTTAGTATCAGGTTTTGTATTGAAATCTCAGGCACAGGATATTGAAGTCATTGTGCATGCGACCCAGCTTATTGACACACTTGGTTATGGTAATATAGAAGCGGTTTTTGATTTTGAGGTAATAAATATTTCAATGATGGAACAGTCGGTATTTGAGGTTAGAACAATTAATGATTTACCTCAGGATTGGACTTCATCCTTATGTTTCGGCGAACTTTGTTTTCCTCCTGATATTGATAGTGTAGTAACAGCTGATCCTTTTCCGCAACCACCCCTGCAACCAGGTGACACATTAATTACATCTCTGCATGTTTATCCCCTGACAAATGTCGGAGTTGGACATGTTCAGTTACAAGTAGGAACTTTAAGAAACCCCGATGTTCGAGTGATATTGGATTTTTATACGACAGGAATTATTACGGATGTAAATGAAACTGGTTCTGTTGTTACTTATTCTTTAGATCAAAACTATCCTAACCCATTCAACCCATCTACAAACATTGTTTATTCAATTCCTGAACGAGGAAATGTAAGCATCAAGTTATATGATGTACTTGGTAATGAAATTGCGGACATTCTTAACGAAGACAAAGAAGCCGGTGAATACAGCTTGCAGCTCAACACTCAAAACTATGATCTATCAAGCGGTGTTTATTTTTATACGATGAGAGTTAATGATTTTGTTCAAACAAGAAAACTGATCCTGGAGAAGTAA
- the msrB gene encoding peptide-methionine (R)-S-oxide reductase MsrB → MRYKMKKLLIPAVIFFVTAIIYFTVSSSDINNAAAQNDPNKKDTKNKGMKMEKVMKTDEEWKKELTPEQYYVLRQKGTERPYTGEYDQHFEKGTYYCAACGQELFSSETKFDAGCGWPSYYKPTAEDHVKLQTDYSHGMVRTEVLCSNCGSHLGHVFDDGPQPTGDRYCINSVSLKFKRK, encoded by the coding sequence ATGAGGTATAAGATGAAAAAACTTCTGATCCCCGCAGTTATATTTTTTGTTACGGCGATTATTTATTTTACTGTAAGTTCTTCCGATATAAATAATGCTGCTGCTCAAAACGATCCGAACAAAAAAGACACAAAAAACAAAGGAATGAAAATGGAAAAGGTTATGAAAACTGATGAAGAATGGAAAAAAGAATTAACACCCGAACAGTATTATGTGTTAAGACAAAAAGGAACTGAACGACCTTACACAGGTGAATACGATCAGCATTTTGAAAAAGGAACTTATTACTGTGCCGCTTGCGGACAGGAACTATTCAGTTCAGAAACAAAGTTTGATGCGGGATGCGGCTGGCCAAGTTACTACAAACCAACTGCTGAAGATCACGTTAAGCTGCAAACTGATTATAGTCATGGAATGGTAAGAACTGAGGTGTTGTGTTCAAATTGCGGTTCACATCTCGGTCATGTTTTTGATGATGGTCCGCAGCCAACGGGTGACAGGTATTGTATTAATTCAGTTTCATTGAAGTTTAAAAGGAAGTAG
- a CDS encoding TlpA family protein disulfide reductase yields MKKLFLIVLVLFFSINVLPQNGETKSGKKAPGFKLADLDGKYVDLKSLLGKGPVLISFWATWCKPCVEELTEYKKIYNDLKEKGFNMVAISTDSEKSVSKVKPFVKSKDYPFTVLLDTNSEIARKYYADPIPYSVLLDSKGNIVYSHLGYKKGDEIELRKKIEELLMN; encoded by the coding sequence ATGAAAAAACTTTTTTTAATTGTACTCGTTTTATTTTTTTCAATTAATGTTTTGCCTCAGAATGGTGAAACCAAATCAGGTAAGAAAGCTCCCGGTTTTAAATTAGCAGATCTTGATGGTAAGTATGTTGATTTAAAAAGTCTTCTCGGCAAAGGTCCTGTACTTATAAGTTTCTGGGCAACCTGGTGTAAACCCTGTGTTGAAGAACTTACCGAATACAAAAAGATATACAACGACCTGAAAGAAAAAGGTTTTAACATGGTTGCAATTTCAACCGATTCTGAAAAAAGTGTTTCGAAAGTAAAACCTTTTGTAAAATCCAAGGACTATCCTTTCACTGTTCTTCTTGATACAAACTCTGAAATAGCAAGAAAGTATTATGCAGACCCGATACCTTATTCAGTGCTCCTTGATTCAAAAGGAAATATTGTTTATTCACATCTCGGATATAAAAAAGGAGATGAGATCGAGCTAAGAAAAAAAATTGAAGAACTTTTAATGAACTAA
- a CDS encoding EamA family transporter, whose protein sequence is MTWFILAFTSAVLSAAASLGEKKSLFKMSAINFSFVLSLFTLLFSIPFFLSPTFQQPGTTSLIILFAKTLLNSFAFLFVMYSIKNLDISEALPLMVLTPGFVAIFAFIFLGESLTLQEISGVILLLVGTYILETGSDGGILGPFKVFIKTKNYRFVITALLLFTITSILDKVLVGQYKVTPHTFVGYQHLFTAIIFLITFLFNRRSDDEKLIPEKSLLGLIVVIAVITIGYRYTQIEAVKLAPVALVLSVKRISVFFATLAGGKIFKEKNLLKKAIATAVMIAGALLILEE, encoded by the coding sequence ATGACCTGGTTCATACTCGCATTTACATCTGCAGTACTTTCTGCAGCGGCTTCACTCGGTGAAAAGAAATCTCTATTTAAAATGAGTGCGATAAATTTTTCTTTTGTGTTATCTCTATTCACACTTTTATTCTCGATTCCGTTTTTTCTTTCACCAACTTTTCAACAGCCCGGAACAACGAGTCTTATAATCCTTTTTGCCAAAACACTGCTTAACTCGTTCGCGTTTTTGTTTGTGATGTACTCGATAAAGAATTTAGATATCAGCGAAGCATTACCGCTGATGGTACTTACACCGGGATTCGTTGCGATCTTTGCATTTATATTTTTAGGCGAGTCATTAACACTTCAGGAAATATCCGGAGTAATACTTTTGCTCGTCGGTACTTATATACTTGAAACGGGTTCTGACGGGGGGATTCTCGGTCCGTTCAAAGTATTTATCAAAACTAAAAATTACAGGTTTGTAATTACAGCATTACTTTTATTTACAATCACTTCGATTCTTGATAAAGTTTTGGTCGGACAGTACAAGGTGACACCTCATACATTTGTCGGATATCAGCATTTGTTTACTGCAATAATTTTTTTAATAACTTTTTTATTCAACAGAAGAAGTGATGATGAAAAACTAATTCCTGAAAAATCGTTATTGGGATTAATTGTAGTGATAGCCGTAATAACAATCGGTTACAGATACACACAGATTGAAGCAGTTAAACTCGCGCCGGTTGCGTTGGTATTATCAGTTAAAAGAATTTCCGTTTTTTTTGCAACGTTAGCAGGCGGAAAAATATTTAAAGAAAAAAATCTTTTGAAGAAAGCAATCGCAACGGCTGTAATGATTGCTGGGGCGTTACTAATATTAGAGGAATAA